A genomic region of Macaca mulatta isolate MMU2019108-1 chromosome 5, T2T-MMU8v2.0, whole genome shotgun sequence contains the following coding sequences:
- the LOC144341067 gene encoding uncharacterized protein LOC144341067 yields MTQPRMITPALECGKAGHSIYQMTLHIDLGDSPSACSQTGATEALQTHGTRMEATEATPNAQHTTEATEALQTHGTRTEATEALQTHGTRTEATEALQTHGTRTEATEALQTHGTRTEATEALQTHGTRTEATEALQTHGTRTEATEALQTHGTRRKPQRRSKRTAHGRKPQRRSKCTAHGRKPQRRSKCTAHGRKPQRRSKCTARVREPRRGTPNARHTDGSHRGAPNARHTDGSQRGAPNARHVYGSHGGAPNAQHTYSNQREHFLKTEHLCQKENNTT; encoded by the exons ATGACGCAGCCACGGATGATCACACCTGCCCTGGAGTGCGGCAAGGCTGGACACTCAATCTACCAAATGACGCTGCACATCGATCTAGGAGATTCACCCTCAGCCTGCTCCCAGACGGGAGCCACAGAGGCACTCCAAACGCACGGCACACGGATGGAAGCCACAGAGGCCACTCCAAACGCACAGCACACGACGGAAGCCACAGAGGCACTCCAAACGCACGGCACACGGACGGAAGCCACAGAGGCGCTCCAAACGCACGGCACACGGACGGAAGCCACAGAGGCGCTCCAAACGCACGGCACACGGACGGAAGCCACAGAGGCGCTCCAAACGCACGGCACACGGACGGAAGCCACAGAGGCGCTCCAAACGCACGGCACACGGACGGAAGCCACAGAGGCGCTCCAAACGCACGGCACACGGACGGAAGCCACAGAGGCGCTCCAAACGCACGGCACACGACGGAAGCCACAGAGGCGCTCCAAACGCACGGCACACGGACGGAAGCCACAGAGGCGCTCCAAATGCACGGCACACGGACGGAAGCCACAGAGGCGCTCCAAATGCACGGCACACGGACGGAAGCCACAGAGGCGCTCCAAATGCACGGCACGTGTACGGGAGCCACGGAG AGGCACTCCAAATGCACGGCACACGGACGGAAGCCACAGAGGCGCTCCAAACGCACGGCACACGGACGGGAGCCAGAGAGGCGCTCCAAACGCACGGCACGTGTACGGGAGCCACGGAGGCGCTCCAAACGCACAGCACACGTATTCAAACCAGCGTGAGCATTTTCTGAAGACAGAACATCTGtgtcaaaaggaaaacaatactACGTAG